From the bacterium genome, one window contains:
- a CDS encoding PIN domain-containing protein yields MRLYLDMCSIQRPLDDRSQARIAVEAEAVLAILSACERGAAELLASRSLFFEMERNPHPLRRDFAAQVLARATVVVEVSPAVELRTRALCTAGLKPLDAAHLASAIEGRADFFCTCDDRLLRRARALATLGTRAVTPEQLIVELLT; encoded by the coding sequence ATGCGGCTGTACCTCGACATGTGCAGCATCCAGCGCCCGCTCGACGACCGCAGCCAGGCGCGCATCGCCGTCGAGGCCGAGGCGGTGTTGGCCATCCTGTCGGCCTGCGAGCGCGGCGCCGCCGAGCTGCTGGCATCGCGCTCGTTGTTCTTCGAGATGGAGCGGAACCCGCACCCGTTGCGGCGCGATTTCGCCGCCCAGGTGCTGGCCCGCGCCACCGTCGTGGTCGAGGTCTCGCCAGCCGTCGAACTGCGCACGCGAGCCTTGTGCACGGCCGGGCTCAAGCCGCTGGATGCCGCGCATCTGGCGTCGGCGATCGAGGGGCGCGCCGATTTCTTCTGTACGTGTGACGATCGCCTGTTGAGGCGGGCGCGGGCGCTGGCTACGCTCGGCACACGGGCGGTGACGCCCGAGCAACTGATCGTGGAGCTGCTAACATGA
- a CDS encoding DUF3780 domain-containing protein, giving the protein MRKPTTVGFGCPDAVDPHHMVVDVPRGRDEPVRIVEQFGLRAGHAGTPDSIERVELARVKWSAIADPVRRIFNERLKEKGMAPSRWSVGENKVERLLGKELCVLAWAVEEAALELVPAAVTNWSGLKPEERWWLFTMTAAASGGVDDAGIGWRKALRFALTENPVDAAAPAPRRGRRTRQQSLSLFADSAV; this is encoded by the coding sequence GTGAGGAAGCCCACCACCGTCGGCTTCGGCTGCCCGGATGCCGTCGACCCACATCACATGGTGGTCGACGTGCCGCGCGGTCGCGACGAGCCGGTGCGTATCGTCGAGCAGTTCGGCCTTCGCGCCGGCCACGCTGGCACGCCGGACAGCATCGAGCGGGTCGAGCTGGCGCGGGTCAAGTGGAGCGCCATCGCCGACCCCGTGCGGCGCATCTTCAACGAGCGGCTGAAGGAGAAGGGCATGGCGCCCAGCCGCTGGAGCGTCGGCGAGAACAAGGTCGAGCGGCTGCTCGGCAAGGAGCTCTGCGTGCTCGCCTGGGCGGTCGAGGAGGCCGCCCTCGAGCTGGTCCCGGCGGCGGTCACCAACTGGTCGGGGCTCAAGCCGGAGGAGCGCTGGTGGCTGTTCACCATGACGGCCGCCGCCAGCGGCGGCGTCGACGACGCCGGCATCGGCTGGCGCAAGGCGCTGCGCTTCGCCCTGACCGAGAATCCGGTCGATGCCGCCGCGCCGGCGCCGCGCCGCGGGCGCCGCACCCGGCAGCAATCGCTGTCGCTGTTCGCCGACTCCGCCGTCTGA